aaaaggatgtctttttcacgatagggcacgttacgtacgtaacgtgataagggtgtcaaaaacacaaaaataatgaaaaaagggtatctatttcgctaggaaaattacgtgtttagggtcgaatttgcgggatgatgaaacaaaattaaaatgttttataaaggatgtcctttttgcccgaacacttcgtgtttagagtccgatttgcgcgaggtggtAAAGCCGGCGATCCGAATGatcgtaacaataaaacatcctgtacttgtttaggggttcattgttcagggaatatttgccaagagtatcgttttgtttccaatacttgttaagggtagggtttcacacgccaatacttgttaaggggtgcattttcagaacatgaaaattacgtgtttagggtgcttttcgagaccccatggtcgcgcatggtatccactcgtgaatggaagtggcccccccggggttgGAAGGTTGTTCATTTTCCCATGAATGTGCTATTATTATATGACTTTGCACCCACTCAGCTGtgtgaatatttattttatgatggaaaatattgaaaaaagggtatctatttcgcttggaaaaatatacgtgtttagggtcaaaatatgcggggatgatgaatgaaaatcaaacattttataaaggatgtcctttttgccccaacactatgtgtttagagtccaatttgtGCGAGGTGTTGAAgggggccgtactaaaccaaaataatggtgtgtaaaggtaaaaccgaggaccgacggacccgtgacatataacaataaaatatcgctgtattTGTTTGGGGGCTCAATtctgggaatacttgccaatagtattttttccaatacttgttaagggtagggtttcacacgccaatacttgttgaggggtgcattttcagaatttggaaaatatgtgtttagggtgcttttcaagacccatggtcgcgcatggtatccactcgtcaatggaagtgccccccccccaagaaaaattGTCTCTAGAAGGTAATATTATATGTAACAGtctcaaattaaatttaaattgttatcttttatcttttttaaatttaaaatgaagGATATCTTTCCAAACTAATTtttctggcaattttttttttgttttccccAGATgtccaaaatataaaaatcaaccTCCTTTTGTTGTAAAAACAACAATTGCTCTGGTGCAAGTTATATTAACACGTTCACCAACAGATGTATCGATTTCTTCCGGTTCTTGAGACTCATTATGTTTTTCTctcattgtatttatattttcaagtcAATGTGCAAGAAATGCTTTTTCTAATTTTAATAatctattatttattatttatttatttatttattctgttttatttattttatactgcagggtaggcctgttcagttcttaaaactgctttacaaaggcgccctgcagtttaaaatacatatcaagataaatataaaatatatcatcaaaaaacattcaacgtcaaaaatacaaaatacaaactatttaacatcagaaacaattaacatCAAAAAATTTAGAGTGGGAAGTGTCAATCTAAACATACAAGTACTtagcattgtaaatcaatggaatattatttcgctcttcatcaattcgtatgaaaggctttgcataattttttaaaaactaacaaggaggtacacgtacaggcttgtaaatttgaaggaagtgcatTAAATGATTTTGGTCCGAAATAtgcgaaagattttcttttatattcagttctagctttgggaagctgaagggggcatcgcaaagaaaaccgtgtcctgtatttcacgggccgtttacatactaaaggttttaaataatttggaactaaattgttcattattttatatacaaaaacacaatactgatattttatacGCTGATCTACTGATTGCCACTTCAGTGACTGCAACAGAGATATTTGTGatgtattataatcttttttcaaaagcatcctggcatatttattttgaagtttttgtatcttatctaaatgtatttttgcactgcttccccaagatgtactacagtaatcaatgtaaggtaaaatcatagaaaagtacAGCTTCTTCATGATATCAAAGGACAGTAAATGCTTAATCCGCCTTATACAACCTATTGCTCGAGATATTTTACAAACGATATTAGTAATATGTTCACACCAAGTCAAGCCCGGATCGAGCATGACACCTAagtatttaatcttttttacattttctaattgTATGTTCCTGAATTTCACTGGCAAATGAGCACCCCTgaactttttcttttgaccaaaTACCATGGCTTTTGTTTTTTGCGGGTGTAAATGCATATTATCTAAGTCTAACCATTTACATATTGAATCAAAATCATCTTGCAAATACTTTTGTACCTCCTTAATTGATTCACCGTGATTAAAAATGGCGGTATCATCAGCATAAAGAGACATTTTAGAATGTACATGCAATTTCAAATTACACatgtcattaataaaaatacaaaatatcaatggaCCCAATATAGAGCCTTGTGGAACACCTGATTctatctttaaaaattcactgcgACAATTGTTAATCATTACAAATTGCCTTCTGTCTGTTAAATACGATTCCATCCAGTTGTATTCATTGCCAGTAATACCATAGTACTTAAGTTTTGCAAGTATAAAATTGTGAGGAATAACATCAAAAGCTTTGCGTAGGTCCAAGAAAATACCACCAGTAACATGTTTTCGGTccattttatcatacaaaaagTCTGTAATCTCAGTTAGACAAGTGGGAGTGGAATACGACGGTCTGAAGCCAGACTGACAATTTGCAAGtagatcatttacatttaagtaCCTATACAATTGATCATGTACTGCTCTCTCTAGTATTTTGGACAGGACTACAtgtaaaactacatgtaaatactaaattatcaacatcaaaaaagtttccaaaaaaatgaaatatttttccatTTACCTTTATATACAACTTGTTTAACATATAAATACCAGCTTCTTTCCATTCCTGAAGATTTAAAGGTTGTCCATTTATTGTAATATTACTATTCTTGCATAACATTTCACGATATATGTTTTTAACATTCTGCTCATCTAAATAACGCAATTTGCTGATAGCAAAATGAATTGTTAAGTAAGTCTTACAGATAGCCTGTAAACATTCTTTATTCACTCTGCTGAAGAATGGAGACACTACATGAAATATGATCTCAaattaatctttaaaattaatataaaatcaTGACTTTAATTGGAGTCAATGTTCTGCAATTGACTCTACACATATATATttgcataatatatatatatcaccttTTCTGTTCTTGATCCTTAAAATCTACCTGAACACGAACCTAACTGAGAAGTTCTTCAGTAGAAACAGGTTCAGGTGGATCTTTGGGCCTACTATTCTTAATCTTCAAATATCGGATCTTCATTCTGATCATAATGCAAGCACACAGGAAATTCAGTAAAACCGATAGACTTAAGACTGGCAGAGTGATCAACTTATAAAGTTTGCTGTTGCATTTTATTATTGGAGTGGAATAAGTTATAGAGGAAGAATTTACAGTGGGGAACCaataaatttgatcattttCCATGAGAGTAGAATGATTATTAGGCCTAGTTGTTACTTGGGATGAGGCAGGGCAAGGGTCTTGTCTACCACCATCAGCTTGAAATAGAACAGTATCATTACATTCACATCTTGATTTGTATTCATCCAATGTGCAAGAACAGCAAAATGCTGGCTCTGATTTTCTGATAAGAACTGTCTGTTTCAATAAAGACTCAGTCTCATTAGGGCTAGTCAGGGGAGGCACCCTTTCACCACCCTGGTAGCATTCAATCTTCCCTGGTAGACTTCCAGCATCAGCTACACAGTTTACTAAAACCCAGTCTGCAGCTATTTCACGATCTTCAACACATGTTACCTGACCAGGAGGATAATCTACTTGAAGCCGTATTGCTGTGAAATCATCAAGAACTTGTCCATCCTTATACACTGTGGAAATGTATGTTCCCTCATCAATTATCTTGAGGTCATTTATTTGTAGATCGAGATAACAGTTTCCACTTTCATTTCTGTTCTGCACATTAAATCTTTGAAGCTGATCTTGAGGCAATGACTGCAATGAATTCTCTGTAGATCTGTAAAATGGGGCATTATGCCATAGCTGTAAATGGACTTCCGAACCATCACACGGATATGGAAATTTCAAGTTGGCATCCTGCCCTTGGTTCTTGGAAAACAATAAAGATTTACATGCACTTAAgctgacgatgatgataatgggaaTGGAACAAACCCAAAtgaatgacattttgaaatgttttcagTAAACTCCACAAAAAAGTATCCAAAATTGTACTTAGTTCACAAAAAAGTTTCCAACATTTGAATTCAAATGTCACAGATATCAAGATGCGAACATTTCCAGCAGACATGTACAACTTCATGTGTCACTGAAACTTGTTTGGTTAGATTGTGCAATGTTTCATATAATATTCCAATTTTGGTTGCTGCCAGATCTGTAACCTAACGACCCTCAACTTGTAGGAATCGTTAGTCAGGGTTGTAAGTATAACTATGGTAATGTCTTATCCAAGGCTGACTTCTGTAGGTTTGATTCCAGGTTAATgaaaagtcaaaatatcaattcCAATCTAGTCTAAAAATTCAATACCAATTTCAAgatatgtaatgtaaaaattgTAATGGAAATGTCCATCT
This genomic window from Lytechinus variegatus isolate NC3 chromosome 10, Lvar_3.0, whole genome shotgun sequence contains:
- the LOC121422700 gene encoding uncharacterized protein LOC121422700, whose translation is MSFIWVCSIPIIIIVSLSACKSLLFSKNQGQDANLKFPYPCDGSEVHLQLWHNAPFYRSTENSLQSLPQDQLQRFNVQNRNESGNCYLDLQINDLKIIDEGTYISTVYKDGQVLDDFTAIRLQVDYPPGQVTCVEDREIAADWVLVNCVADAGSLPGKIECYQGGERVPPLTSPNETESLLKQTVLIRKSEPAFCCSCTLDEYKSRCECNDTVLFQADGGRQDPCPASSQVTTRPNNHSTLMENDQIYWFPTVNSSSITYSTPIIKCNSKLYKLITLPVLSLSVLLNFLCACIMIRMKIRYLKIKNSRPKDPPEPVSTEELLS